TCGTACGGCTCGAGAAATTAGAAGATATGTCTATGTGATGGCCATTTGGATAGGTTCTTTTTATCTGCCGTGTTGACTCTGGCAAATTTATCGATTTTCGCTGCGCGCGCGAAGCGATATAAGAACATAGCAATGGTGAAGAGAGATGGGACTGATGAGGTAGCCAAACTTTGATAAAGGTTTGGTGGGAATACTCCTAGTTGATGATTCTGTTATCGAAACCTCTTATTGATTTCAAGTGGAATGAAATTAGAGGATGTCGACATCAATACGATTTGAGTGTTCAGAAATGTAGgagaacaaagaaaatttcatgaacGGCAATAGTAAGGATACACACAAAGAAAGTACATGAACAGTTACCACGAGCGATGTGATTTCTGGTCACTGATGATTGCCCTAAACCGATAGAACGAGCTTCCCCTGTGATGAAAATGGTAGTATGACTTCGCTCTATTCAACGAATTCTAGAGCAATGCTTGCCAAGTATGATCTCCGAGCAAAGCAGACTACAAACATAGTAGATTCTCCAGGACTACCCGACAGCCACACGGCAAACGAAAAGCTACATGACTGATACCAACATGAGGATGGGGTTCTTGTCTAATGCGGGTTGAAATGAAAGTTAAGATAGGACTGTGAAAGATTAACCCAAAAATGAAGCAAcagattatataaatattatcaTCTCTAATAGCAGCTGGCATCCCAATTTCATTACCATGTACAATGAATGTCATCAATATGATGCTACAATGTCCCGGAGAAACAACAATAACAGGTAGAAGAACATTCTCATTTGCTGATTCTAATGCATATGATCATTTGCCagtaaatttggaaaaaaagaaatgggaaataGTAACATTCTTTTGAGCAATCAATTTGGAAGCTCTCCACTAGTACCACAATCAGACGTTCGACCACAAGACGAGGAGAAAGTACTCATCTTGATATTTTTGCAGTCAATTCTCTTACTAGCTTAGCAGCAACCATTGCCGTCATCCCATCAACAGTGTCACGCTGAGGATTGAACTCGACCACATCGGCAGCAACTACATCTGCTTGGAGATTGTGGAGGATGTTCATCACGTCACGGAAGGAGAGACCTCCAGGCTCAATATGGGACACACCCGGAGCGAAGGCAGGATCGAGGCAATCCACATCGATAGATATGTATACACCCTTGACACCTTCTCCAAGTTTCTGTCAGACCaaggaaaacacaaaaaaagaatggagagagagatgcgTCATTCACAAATCTAAAACATGTGCAAGTCCAGGGACTCTCTCAGTAAATTATCTCACCGTTAATCATTTGAGCTGGTATATAAATTTAGAGATTAAGAACACAGTCATGCACCCTGCTTATAAGACATAACTCCGTGTCTAGATCAAGAAAATTGAGACTGAAACTATATTCTAAACTAATAAATCAATGATCTAGAGTTCGTTTATAGCAACATATTTTACATACTTCATTTGCAGAGAAGAATGCTGACAGCTAAAAAGTCAtcttcatccatgggccatGGTAAATGAATCCAGAGGGTGGCTAATGGAAACACGCCCCTCTGGCTACCTAGTTTCACAATGCAGAGGTTGAGAGGATGAACCTCCCAAGAGCCTTCGgttctcaacaaaaaaaaaattcacttccCAAATACTTCCCCAAGTTGAACTGTTCCAAAAGAATGTTCCAAAGCGGGAGTGTGCTTTGCGGTTTGATAACTATCTAAACCAGAAGTAGGAAAACAACATCCATGAGctagaagaagaggagagagagacaaagagacAGAGACAGACCAGGTTTTCCAGAAACTTGCGGTCTCTTAAGAAGGTTCTCATTTCGAACTGCTCAACACCGAATCTTTTCCCTTGCTCACGTCCTTCACTTGTTATTGACCTGATGCCAACCTGATTATAAGTACAGAAGCGCATGATTGTCAACAGTTGACATCATGGAATAACTTAAAGCAACTAAAACTTGCGAAATAAGCACTTCAATCATAAACATGGGAAAGTGACCCTTCAAACACGTCAAGAACACGTATGGTCATACCTGATTCACTTAAGTAGGTCGAGTGGAATCAAAGTTAACGAACTAGTACATGAGAATATATGTCctataaaaatctcaataaacTATTTGCTACTAAATGAAACTAAAGATAACAATCATCTCATACACGTTATAATCATTTATAATTATGTTATTAATCAGCAGCAAACTTGTGCTTTCAGCAGCAAATCAAAACATTTGAAGGCAACAACAGATGAACATCCTTTCAGCATAAATCACAATGTCCTATGACTATGACCGTACGTAGCATTCTCCCTGCCAAATAAACGCAATAAAGGAGCATAACCGATTTATTTCTATCAATTACCAAAGTTGTGTTCTCTCAAGTAAATGCATCTGCATATTAACATTTAAGTTGCATGCAATGTCAACAAATAAGCccaaaatattcaataacaattCTCAGACAAGCACCTTTACCATAAAGGAGTCTGGAGATCCTACTTTCAAAAGGATGTTTCTACATTTTACAGAATCCCATTTTAAAAAGACTACTCGAGTTTTCACACATTTTTGGTGGACGAAATGAAAGTACGAAGACAAGAGGAGGTACAACCAATGTCAAATGAGAATGGCATTTCTAAACTCTCCTTTATCAAAGCCAAAAATGTATAAACAAATTTCAACCCCTGAAAGACAAAAAAACTGCATTGCAAAAATATACATTACAGATGTAGTTCCTCAAATTGCTTAGATGCAACTACTGAAGTAAAGTACCCAAACCGGCTGCACAAATGATAATTTTGTAGAGATGTATGCCATGACTCTGACCACAAGCAGCTGAAGTTTATTCCGTATTTCTAGTACATAATACTAGCAAGCTCCAGGTTTTATCCATTGGGCACAAGCTAGACATTAAAAAACTTTAATACCATACGCATTGCAAAAACAATACCTGCAAAAGACGTCGTGCATAACCACCCTCCATAATTCGTGCAAAAGAAGATGCATGTGAGTACTTATTTCCTTCATAAGCATCGTAAATATCAGGATGGGCATCCAAATGTAGGATATCCACAGGACCCCCAAGCTTTTCAGAAACTGCTCTGACAACCGGAAATGATATTGAGTGGTCACCACCTAAGACTAATGGCTTCAGCGGATCCTAACATATCAGGAGTAGAGGAAATCAGATCAGCAATGTCATCATAACTAACTGAAGTGCTATGTCATGATAAAAACCCAAAGAACCAAGCCAATTGAAGTTTCAGAATGGCCATGATTATGTtgagaaggaaaaacaacacaGCCAAAATTTCAACTCAGTGAGTGTGTTCTATCAACAAAGGAGAATAGCATCATTCAAACAGACAAATAAGCAAATTCTAAATACTCCTAGCATACACACTAAGGAATTAATTACCCAAGAAGTAGGCATCCAGAATTATGCAAAATAAACTAGAAACCAAATATTTCACAATATTACTCCAGCAAGTCTAAAAAGAGTAGGAACTCATCAATCTAATTGTGCAGGCATAGTCGTTATAATCCAACTTGCCCATTACAGAGGATTGCATGCGCGGGTCAGAAAATGCTATTTCGAAGTTCATTGCCCCCATCACTAATGACATCTAGACATCTAGACTGCTAAAACAATCATCtacaaataaatcaaagatGACTAACACAAATAGAAATCTAATTAAGGACTACAATAATCTGCAAAGAAACGAAACATGACTAACAAAAATAAACTTAGTTGAGGAAAATTGGATGCACCGCCAAACTTCTACAGTAACCTGGACCAATTAGAAGGGCATGGATCTTCCACGAAGCTCAATTTGCTCTATAGTAGAGATCAGCATCCTAACAGAGCCATCTTGCGGTACATAAGTTCATAAATTCAGGATGAGCTTACAGAAAAACATTATGATTGCAATCTGAAAGTAAAATGCACGAAAACTGGGCAATAGATAGAGAGGGTGAAATAAAATTGCTTCCATCAAGAAAATAACagtttcagaaaataaaatccGCACTTGAGTGAAAGTTGACATAAGAGGCAATTAACCCAAGTCTTGTGGTATGTGCATTCAAGGAAAATGGAAACAAAGTTTAAGGTAGATTTCACAATGTAATGTCTTGGCTATCTAATGTCTTTAGCTATTGCAATTTCATCGAAGGCTTATATGATCAATCACTCTTGGTATATTTTGATATTCTTTCATGTGACTTTCGAGCATCACAAGTTAACAAGAGCTAACACTGCAAGTAGGACAATCAGAAGCTATAGATCTCTACTCATACAGAACAGCATGAGCTTGGCAACCCTAAATGCTAGTTTATGAGTGAAGTGAAAAGACACATCCAACTTGGAGAAAGCAAGTGTCCACAAGGGTAACTGCATAATGCAAGTGCAATAGAGTGAATAAAAAGGTTCCTACAGAGAGTAGTCCTCATAACTTCAAGGGACAAAAAATCGATTACCTCTTCCATCACTAATTTGACTGACTCACTGATGacattcatcaatctcatcatctaCTCCACAATCCCGAATTTCTTGAACCGGAACATCGCCAACATCAGTTAACACCCTTGGATCTTTCAATTCTTTCCCTGAAAAAGCAGAACATTCTCAGTGACAGTGTAAGGTGTTTACACCCAATTGTTACAATGTATCAGATTAAGTTTAATAAAGTTTTTTTCTATGATTAGATGATACAAGTGCACAATcagattataattattttgttttgtttttataagACTAGACATCAGTTGCTGCTAATAATAACTTAGATAAGTGTTATTTCACACTATGGATGAATGGAAGATATGTTCTTTGCTACAGTCCAGcttcttttcatcattttagGCATCAGATATTCCTATACTGATGCCAGGATCAATATAAGGCAGTGTGTGTTTGTGGCTGTTTCAATTATAAGAAGAACTTCTCCGAATTTCATGAGCACCAATCACAAAAAACATGAAGTTATTTCATTGCCCACATCCAACAGAAACAATAATGATAACCTTCTTCTGTTGCTGAGTTTGTGCTACCACACCAAATGGCTTCCCTTATACGTGGGGTGCAAATGCAGGTCCCTGAAGAAATGACGAGTTATGACCCAAAGGAACTCCCAGTAGAGATGATGTAGCTTTTACACCTCCTAAAGCTCGCACAAGCTCTccctacaaaaaaaattatctttagtTTACAACAATATGTCTCTTGGCACCCTAGAAAACTCATATTTGACACTTTCCATAACAGCAAGTCCCACTGACAAAGTCAACtcaccaaaaaatgaaaacattgaCAAGCACCATCACCAGTGTCACTATCGGTATGAACGTAACTTATAGAAAAGCATgtttccaagagtagaaatttagAAATGAACAATGCAGAACATGTACCTTCAACTTTGCCCTCTCACGAATGAGTGTAAGGGAAGCATCTATCACGCGATT
The nucleotide sequence above comes from Eucalyptus grandis isolate ANBG69807.140 chromosome 2, ASM1654582v1, whole genome shotgun sequence. Encoded proteins:
- the LOC120285917 gene encoding LOW QUALITY PROTEIN: arginase 1, mitochondrial-like (The sequence of the model RefSeq protein was modified relative to this genomic sequence to represent the inferred CDS: inserted 3 bases in 2 codons), whose amino-acid sequence is MRRRVQRDMSTIARRGVHYLQKLNAENVPADLLERGQNRVIDASLTLIRERAKLKGELVRALGGVKATSSLLGVPLGHNSSFLQGPAFAXPRIREAIWCGSTNSATEEGKELKDPRVLTDVGDVPVQEIRDCGVDDXRLMNVISESVKLVMEEDPLKPLVLGGDHSISFPVVRAVSEKLGGPVDILHLDAHPDIYDAYEGNKYSHASSFARIMEGGYARRLLQVGIRSITSEGREQGKRFGVEQFEMRTFLRDRKFLENLKLGEGVKGVYISIDVDCLDPAFAPGVSHIEPGGLSFRDVMNILHNLQADVVAADVVEFNPQRDTVDGMTAMVAAKLVRELTAKISR